Proteins found in one Amycolatopsis umgeniensis genomic segment:
- a CDS encoding substrate-binding domain-containing protein → MGRHATARPRRRVLLPLLALALAAVLGAATWVAVAMARSEPACEPVRVVVAASPDIAPAVAETARDLGLACVAFHVQPRDSLQMAEELSGTAPKPQAWIPSSTLFLRRADGVPASGPSVASSPVVLAVAEPVAKKLGWPRKSLTWPDVLGGAGIVVGMPDPARDPVGVSALQALRDVAKGAPDPAGAYVVLLRKFSANAFDEATTTVFPASENAVLRHNSELADGETALVAAYSPASPSLDYPFVEIGGATPQQGKAVAELKRALLNGNATSAKSGLRAPGGQALRLTETDQRVSVQGQRSAEIPSADEVDKALSQWAGVNASARVQVLIDVSGSMSAPVPGTGKSRLRITLEAAENALHLFKPTSQVRFLAFATEMDGERDYREILPMAPVGRQLTEVDRLRAVRTVPDGQTGLYDSVLDVYRVANKEWEAGKLNLVIVMTDGRNTDPGGISRENLMAELGKLRDPNRPVPLVAIGIGPDADETELRQLVAPAGGQAFLSRDPAKIGEVFYGALGRIAGAG, encoded by the coding sequence ATGGGACGCCACGCCACCGCCCGGCCCCGAAGACGGGTGCTGCTCCCGCTACTGGCGCTCGCGCTGGCGGCCGTACTCGGCGCGGCCACCTGGGTGGCCGTGGCCATGGCACGGTCCGAACCCGCCTGCGAGCCCGTCCGGGTGGTCGTCGCCGCGTCACCCGACATCGCCCCCGCCGTCGCCGAGACCGCTCGCGACCTCGGGCTCGCCTGTGTCGCTTTCCACGTCCAGCCCCGGGATTCCCTCCAGATGGCGGAGGAACTGTCCGGGACCGCACCCAAGCCTCAAGCGTGGATCCCGTCCTCGACGCTGTTCCTCAGGCGTGCCGACGGGGTGCCCGCCTCCGGTCCGTCGGTGGCCAGTTCGCCGGTGGTGCTCGCGGTCGCGGAACCCGTCGCTAAGAAACTCGGCTGGCCGCGCAAGTCGCTGACCTGGCCGGACGTACTCGGGGGCGCCGGAATCGTCGTCGGAATGCCGGATCCCGCGCGCGATCCCGTCGGCGTCTCCGCGCTGCAGGCGCTCCGTGACGTCGCGAAGGGCGCTCCGGATCCCGCCGGTGCGTACGTGGTCTTGCTCCGGAAGTTCTCCGCCAACGCCTTCGACGAGGCGACCACTACGGTGTTCCCCGCCTCGGAGAACGCGGTGCTGCGACACAATTCCGAGCTCGCCGACGGCGAGACCGCACTGGTGGCCGCGTACTCACCCGCTTCGCCGTCGCTCGACTACCCGTTCGTCGAGATCGGCGGCGCGACACCGCAGCAGGGCAAGGCGGTCGCGGAACTGAAACGGGCCCTGCTGAACGGCAACGCGACGAGCGCGAAGTCCGGCCTCCGCGCCCCGGGCGGGCAGGCGTTGCGGCTCACCGAAACCGATCAACGCGTTTCGGTGCAAGGACAGCGCAGCGCCGAGATCCCGTCCGCCGACGAGGTCGACAAAGCGCTCAGCCAGTGGGCGGGAGTGAACGCGAGCGCGCGGGTCCAGGTGCTCATCGACGTCTCCGGTTCGATGAGCGCGCCGGTCCCGGGAACCGGCAAGTCCCGCCTGCGGATCACGCTGGAAGCGGCGGAGAACGCCCTGCACTTGTTCAAACCCACGTCACAGGTCCGTTTCTTGGCCTTCGCGACCGAAATGGACGGTGAACGCGACTATCGGGAGATCCTGCCGATGGCGCCGGTCGGGCGGCAGCTGACCGAAGTGGACCGATTGCGTGCGGTCCGGACCGTCCCCGACGGGCAGACCGGGCTCTACGACAGCGTCCTCGACGTCTATCGGGTGGCGAACAAGGAATGGGAGGCGGGGAAGCTGAACCTGGTCATCGTGATGACCGACGGCCGCAACACCGATCCAGGCGGGATCAGCCGCGAGAACCTGATGGCCGAGCTGGGAAAGCTGCGGGACCCGAACCGCCCGGTGCCGTTGGTCGCCATCGGGATCGGCCCGGACGCCGACGAGACCGAACTGCGGCAGCTCGTCGCGCCGGCCGGCGGCCAGGCCTTCCTCAGCCGCGATCCCGCGAAGATCGGAGAGGTGTTTTACGGGGCTCTCGGCCGGATCGCCGGCGCTGGATGA
- a CDS encoding amino acid permease encodes MSAESTPDTTTERAGLRPDLRQRHVRMIALGGIIGASLFIGSGAVIHTVGPAAVLSYAIGGLIVVLVMRMLGEMATAAPSQGSFMEYARTSLGGWAGFTVGWLYWYFWVGVVAFEAVAGAKILQTWIPVVPQWIFSLVLMLLLTATNLASARSFGETEFWLASVKIATIVVFLVVGILFVLGAWPGGTFSVGNIAQDGFLANGPFSVVHGVVIVIFSYFGAEIVTIAAAESREPETAVRKATSSIVWRVIVFYVGSVTLLVMITGWRDIPTTTSPFAAAFGRFGIPAAETIVSAVVLTAVLSVLNSGLYTASRMLFALHGNGWAPKWIADTNRRGVPWKAILVSTSVGYVAVVMNFVSPDKIFYFIINSAGAVALFVYAIIAGSQLRMRRRLEAEAPERLKLRMWGYPWLSWLTLAGTLAVVASMLFVDADTRAQLYLSLVSLAVILGVYFIQRRRSGREPRKTPLRSSRDRG; translated from the coding sequence ATGAGCGCAGAATCCACTCCGGACACCACGACCGAGCGGGCGGGACTGCGCCCGGACCTGCGGCAACGCCACGTCCGGATGATCGCGCTCGGCGGCATCATCGGCGCCAGCCTGTTCATCGGCAGCGGCGCGGTCATCCACACCGTCGGCCCGGCGGCCGTCCTCTCCTACGCCATCGGCGGTCTGATCGTCGTGCTGGTGATGCGGATGCTCGGCGAGATGGCGACGGCCGCGCCGTCACAGGGGTCCTTCATGGAATACGCGAGGACTTCGCTCGGCGGCTGGGCGGGCTTCACCGTCGGCTGGTTGTATTGGTACTTCTGGGTGGGTGTGGTCGCTTTCGAGGCCGTCGCCGGGGCGAAGATCCTCCAGACCTGGATTCCCGTTGTGCCGCAATGGATCTTCTCGCTGGTGCTGATGCTGCTGCTGACCGCGACCAACCTCGCCTCGGCTCGTTCGTTCGGGGAGACGGAGTTCTGGCTCGCATCGGTCAAGATCGCCACCATCGTGGTGTTCCTGGTCGTCGGCATCCTGTTCGTGCTCGGGGCCTGGCCCGGCGGGACGTTCTCGGTCGGCAACATCGCGCAGGACGGTTTCCTCGCCAACGGCCCGTTCTCGGTGGTGCACGGCGTGGTGATCGTGATCTTCTCCTACTTCGGCGCGGAGATCGTCACCATCGCCGCCGCCGAATCGCGGGAACCCGAGACGGCCGTGCGCAAGGCGACCTCGTCGATCGTCTGGCGCGTCATCGTGTTCTACGTCGGTTCCGTGACCCTGCTGGTGATGATCACCGGCTGGCGGGACATCCCGACCACGACCAGCCCGTTCGCCGCGGCGTTCGGCCGGTTCGGCATCCCCGCGGCCGAGACGATCGTCAGCGCGGTGGTGCTGACAGCCGTGCTGTCGGTGCTGAATTCCGGGCTGTACACCGCTTCCCGCATGCTGTTCGCGTTGCACGGCAACGGCTGGGCACCGAAATGGATCGCCGACACCAACCGGCGCGGCGTGCCGTGGAAGGCGATCCTGGTGTCCACTTCGGTCGGTTACGTGGCCGTGGTGATGAACTTCGTTTCACCGGACAAGATCTTCTACTTCATCATCAACTCCGCGGGCGCGGTCGCGTTGTTCGTCTACGCGATCATCGCCGGCTCGCAGCTCCGGATGCGGCGCCGTCTGGAGGCCGAGGCGCCGGAACGGCTGAAACTGCGCATGTGGGGCTATCCGTGGCTGAGCTGGCTCACGCTCGCCGGGACGCTGGCCGTGGTCGCGTCGATGCTGTTCGTGGACGCGGACACGCGGGCCCAGCTGTACCTGAGCCTGGTCAGCCTGGCGGTGATCCTCGGCGTCTATTTCATCCAGCGCCGGCGATCCGGCCGAGAGCCCCGTAAAACACCTCTCCGATCTTCGCGGGATCGCGGCTGA
- a CDS encoding DUF305 domain-containing protein, with translation MPHAVLRFLPAVALAAVLAGCSDEAPQSQTAPPGSSPLAQQAAVPFNDADVTFARQTLAHHQQGVDLASLAETRADNAQLKALAKRVIDTHEPEIARLSGLIESWGQAAPDDPNLEHVQRDGYISPGDMAELAGLSGKDFDRQFVARLLRQRESGVRIADAETQHGRNPDARDLAATTSRSQQQEISDLRGLQHG, from the coding sequence ATGCCGCACGCCGTCCTCCGGTTCCTGCCTGCCGTCGCCCTGGCCGCCGTGCTCGCGGGCTGCTCGGACGAGGCACCCCAGTCGCAGACGGCGCCTCCCGGCTCGTCACCGCTGGCGCAACAGGCCGCCGTTCCGTTCAACGACGCCGATGTCACCTTCGCGCGGCAGACCCTCGCGCACCACCAGCAGGGCGTGGATCTGGCTTCCCTGGCGGAAACCCGCGCGGACAACGCCCAGCTGAAGGCGCTCGCGAAGCGGGTCATCGACACGCACGAACCGGAGATCGCGCGGCTTTCCGGGCTCATCGAATCCTGGGGCCAGGCCGCCCCGGACGACCCGAACCTCGAACACGTCCAGCGCGACGGCTACATCAGCCCGGGTGACATGGCGGAACTGGCCGGACTGTCCGGAAAGGACTTCGACCGGCAGTTCGTCGCGCGGCTGCTTCGCCAGCGCGAGTCGGGTGTCCGCATCGCCGACGCCGAAACCCAGCACGGCCGCAACCCCGACGCCCGAGACCTCGCCGCCACGACGTCGCGTTCGCAGCAGCAGGAGATCAGCGACCTACGAGGCCTCCAGCACGGTTGA
- a CDS encoding EamA family transporter, which yields MTAELAAPAQHVAHRGRGITLILLAALFFGTSGVLGKPAMQAGLSPEQVAAIRIGLSAIVLLALVAVFRPKLLKVTKREWPLLLAYGSLGVAGVQLMYFLAAGRIPVGIAILLEFTSPVLIALWVRFVRRVRLPSAMWAGIALAMTGLVLVAQVWEGLSLDVVGLLAGLGAAFCSAGYFLLGERGVADRDPLGMVTWGMTIGAVLVCAVAPPWTIPWGVLDSPAAFGPWQPPVWSLLIALVLIATVIAYATGMAALRHLPASVASVVGLVEPLIAAAAAWLLLGEALSWVQAVGAVVLLTGAYIVQLNSNVVQTDSTVLEAS from the coding sequence GTGACCGCCGAACTCGCCGCCCCCGCTCAGCACGTCGCGCATCGCGGCCGGGGTATCACGCTCATCCTGCTCGCCGCGCTCTTCTTCGGGACGTCGGGCGTACTGGGCAAACCGGCGATGCAGGCGGGCCTGTCGCCGGAACAGGTCGCGGCGATCCGGATCGGGCTGTCGGCGATCGTGCTGCTCGCGCTGGTCGCCGTCTTCCGGCCGAAACTGCTGAAGGTGACGAAGCGCGAGTGGCCACTGCTGCTGGCGTACGGCTCGCTCGGCGTGGCCGGTGTCCAGCTCATGTACTTCCTCGCGGCGGGCCGGATCCCGGTCGGGATCGCGATCCTGCTCGAGTTCACCTCGCCGGTGCTGATCGCGCTGTGGGTGCGGTTCGTCCGGCGGGTGCGGCTGCCGAGCGCGATGTGGGCGGGGATCGCGCTGGCGATGACCGGGCTCGTGCTGGTCGCGCAGGTGTGGGAAGGCCTCAGTCTCGACGTCGTCGGGCTGCTCGCCGGGCTGGGCGCGGCCTTCTGTTCGGCGGGGTACTTCCTGCTCGGTGAACGCGGCGTCGCGGACCGGGATCCGCTCGGCATGGTCACCTGGGGCATGACGATCGGCGCGGTCCTGGTCTGCGCGGTCGCTCCACCGTGGACGATCCCGTGGGGCGTTCTCGACTCGCCGGCGGCATTCGGGCCGTGGCAGCCGCCGGTGTGGTCGCTGCTGATCGCGCTCGTGCTGATCGCGACCGTCATCGCCTACGCGACGGGGATGGCGGCGCTGCGTCATCTCCCGGCGTCGGTGGCGAGCGTGGTGGGGCTCGTGGAGCCGCTGATCGCCGCGGCCGCCGCCTGGTTGCTGCTGGGCGAGGCGCTCAGCTGGGTTCAAGCCGTGGGCGCGGTGGTGCTGCTGACCGGCGCGTACATCGTCCAGCTGAACTCGAACGTGGTCCAGACGGACTCAACCGTGCTGGAGGCCTCGTAG
- a CDS encoding alpha/beta hydrolase, with amino-acid sequence MLTWGDVRRWDPAAIGRIADALNDGCTRIIAANDDVEAMTRFTDWSGEAATAASTRGKSLTSALERLVAEASAVRRGAHEVQIALDRVVAFVRETDELAHRNGLTIGSGGEIVPASGPPRPDRPRVIAELADRVEQILRRATDVDADFAAILRRALRGEITEQGGGTLAQAADAGATQSGLSIVGPPEDGSPGDNKAWWNSLSDTAKVALLQGNPGLIGNLDGVPATDRDAANRAVLAREIARLQGDPKLRGLEAIRDRLERTEPRAFLLGLDTGGDGKAIVSAGNPDTALNVATYVPGTGSELAKIGGDLNRSDKMWAAATTAGSPSTAVITWLGYDAPDEITDAASAEYADGGKAALAGFQDGLRETHQGPPSHNTVLGHSYGTTVVGHAAGDGGLAADELVFVASPGVGAHDVSELHLDGVNQDEIGDHVHATVAEHDMINLANIEIAGYDPILGQDPTDADFGGQVFSSAPGTDGWGGYSPEAHSQYWEDNNLRSGTSA; translated from the coding sequence ATGCTCACCTGGGGAGACGTGCGCCGGTGGGATCCGGCCGCGATCGGCCGGATCGCCGACGCGCTCAACGACGGCTGCACCCGGATCATCGCCGCGAACGACGATGTCGAGGCCATGACCCGCTTCACGGACTGGAGCGGCGAGGCCGCCACCGCCGCGTCCACGCGGGGCAAGTCGCTGACGTCCGCTTTGGAGCGGCTCGTGGCCGAGGCGTCCGCCGTGCGGCGAGGCGCCCACGAGGTGCAGATCGCGCTGGACCGGGTGGTCGCCTTCGTGCGGGAAACCGACGAGCTCGCGCACCGGAACGGCCTGACCATCGGTTCCGGCGGCGAGATCGTGCCCGCGAGCGGCCCTCCGCGACCCGACCGGCCGCGGGTCATCGCGGAACTGGCCGACCGCGTCGAGCAGATCCTCCGCCGCGCCACCGATGTCGACGCCGATTTCGCCGCCATCCTGCGGCGGGCTCTCCGCGGCGAGATCACCGAGCAGGGTGGTGGCACGCTCGCCCAGGCAGCGGACGCCGGAGCCACGCAGAGCGGCCTGTCGATCGTCGGCCCGCCGGAGGACGGCTCACCCGGCGACAACAAGGCGTGGTGGAACAGTCTTTCGGATACGGCGAAAGTCGCTCTGCTGCAAGGAAACCCGGGTCTGATCGGGAATCTCGACGGCGTCCCGGCCACCGACCGCGACGCCGCCAACCGCGCCGTCCTCGCGCGTGAAATCGCGCGGCTCCAAGGTGATCCGAAGCTCAGGGGCCTGGAGGCCATCCGTGACCGGCTCGAGCGAACGGAACCGCGGGCGTTCTTGCTGGGGCTCGACACCGGCGGCGACGGGAAGGCGATCGTTTCGGCGGGCAATCCCGACACCGCGCTGAATGTGGCGACGTACGTGCCGGGGACCGGTTCGGAGCTGGCGAAGATCGGCGGCGATCTCAACCGTTCCGACAAGATGTGGGCCGCGGCGACGACCGCGGGTTCCCCGTCGACGGCCGTGATCACCTGGCTCGGCTACGACGCGCCGGACGAGATCACCGACGCCGCGAGCGCAGAGTACGCCGACGGCGGCAAAGCGGCACTCGCCGGATTCCAAGACGGGCTACGGGAAACCCACCAAGGACCGCCTTCGCACAACACCGTGCTGGGCCACAGCTACGGCACCACGGTCGTCGGCCACGCGGCAGGCGACGGCGGTCTCGCCGCGGACGAACTCGTCTTCGTGGCGAGCCCCGGCGTCGGCGCGCACGATGTGAGCGAGCTGCACCTCGACGGGGTGAATCAGGACGAGATCGGCGATCACGTGCACGCGACGGTGGCCGAACACGACATGATCAATCTGGCCAACATCGAGATCGCCGGATACGACCCGATCCTCGGCCAGGATCCAACCGACGCGGACTTCGGCGGGCAGGTGTTCAGTTCGGCGCCGGGCACGGACGGATGGGGCGGCTACAGCCCGGAAGCGCACAGCCAATACTGGGAAGACAACAACCTTCGCTCCGGAACATCGGCCTGA
- the wrbA gene encoding NAD(P)H:quinone oxidoreductase — protein MSTRILVVYYSATGNTAKLASALADGARETEADVRVRTVPETAPPGAVASNPRWQAWVDAGPHHETATLEDLEWADGFAAGSPTRFGGPAAQLKSYLDSTGGLWAKGKLVNKVATSFTTASTAHGGLESTVLATNNIFYHWGAIVLPLGYTDPHLLESGNPYGGSFVSRKSAEPDDLALDALRLQGRRLATVSRYVADGLFKDA, from the coding sequence GTGAGCACCCGCATCCTCGTCGTCTACTACAGCGCGACGGGCAACACCGCGAAACTGGCCTCGGCGCTGGCCGACGGCGCCCGTGAGACCGAAGCCGACGTCCGCGTCCGCACGGTTCCCGAAACCGCCCCGCCCGGTGCCGTGGCGAGCAATCCGCGCTGGCAGGCGTGGGTGGACGCGGGGCCGCACCACGAGACGGCGACGTTGGAAGACCTGGAGTGGGCCGACGGTTTCGCGGCCGGGAGCCCGACCCGCTTCGGCGGCCCCGCCGCCCAGCTGAAGTCCTATTTGGACAGTACCGGCGGCTTGTGGGCCAAGGGAAAGCTGGTGAACAAGGTCGCGACGTCGTTCACCACCGCGTCCACCGCGCACGGTGGCCTGGAATCGACGGTGCTGGCGACGAACAACATCTTCTACCACTGGGGCGCGATCGTCCTGCCGCTCGGCTACACCGATCCCCACCTGCTCGAATCGGGTAATCCCTACGGCGGCTCGTTCGTCTCGCGCAAGTCCGCCGAACCGGACGATCTGGCCCTGGACGCCCTCCGCCTGCAGGGCCGCCGCCTCGCCACCGTCTCCCGCTATGTCGCCGACGGTCTTTTCAAGGACGCCTGA
- a CDS encoding lysophospholipid acyltransferase family protein — MFALHQDENSARRAPAIWRTMLNIDRGLVNFVGKLTVTGGVSAELRRKPLLMTANHIGVFDAFVLMAACKRIGINPRFMLAGGILDAPVIGPALRVSGHLRVDRKEASTAIGQFAEATEALRTTRDPLIVYPEGRISHDPGLWPERGKTGAARLALAAGVPVIPISQWGAHEAVYWGTETVNGPGDLVPLAKSGLSAPMRRPRFKVHFGDPVDLSDVEPERPGAGVRAHAKIMQAITDGMVPLRRDELDKPRFHDPTRPTDTVSPWKRY, encoded by the coding sequence ATGTTCGCGCTGCATCAGGATGAGAATTCGGCTCGCCGCGCCCCAGCGATCTGGCGCACGATGCTGAACATCGACCGGGGGCTGGTCAACTTCGTCGGCAAACTCACCGTGACCGGCGGTGTGTCGGCGGAACTGCGCCGGAAGCCCTTGCTCATGACGGCCAACCACATCGGCGTGTTCGACGCGTTCGTGCTGATGGCGGCCTGCAAGAGGATCGGCATCAACCCGCGGTTCATGCTGGCGGGCGGCATCCTCGACGCGCCGGTCATCGGCCCGGCGCTGCGGGTCAGCGGTCATCTGCGGGTCGACCGCAAAGAGGCTTCGACGGCCATCGGCCAGTTCGCCGAGGCGACCGAGGCCCTGCGCACCACGCGCGACCCGCTCATCGTCTATCCCGAGGGCCGGATCAGCCACGACCCCGGCCTGTGGCCGGAGCGGGGCAAGACCGGCGCCGCGCGGCTCGCGCTGGCGGCCGGGGTACCGGTGATCCCGATCAGCCAGTGGGGCGCGCACGAAGCCGTCTACTGGGGGACGGAGACCGTCAACGGGCCCGGCGATCTGGTGCCGCTCGCCAAATCCGGGCTGAGCGCGCCCATGCGGCGTCCCCGGTTCAAGGTGCACTTCGGCGATCCGGTGGACCTGTCGGACGTCGAGCCGGAGCGGCCGGGCGCCGGGGTCCGCGCGCACGCCAAGATCATGCAGGCGATCACGGACGGCATGGTGCCGCTGCGCCGCGACGAGCTGGACAAGCCGCGGTTCCACGACCCGACACGGCCGACGGACACCGTCAGCCCGTGGAAGCGGTACTGA
- a CDS encoding DNA translocase FtsK, producing the protein MASGSTTRKRSTARSGGSKGPARKPRTPAKPRSTAARKPAPRRPAARKKSSGTFAKGVRGTWNLLAKGLGTLARTVGRSRELEPEHRRDGLALGLIALALVIAFGVWWRAAGPIGGWVEVGARSLLGAGAVTLPLVLTVVAVALMRSEPVPEARPRMVIGTLLVVLSVLGLLHIFTALPESNDGRMYAGGVIGAFSGGLLTMGVTTWVAVPLLVLVLLFGTLVFTGTPVREIPHRLRNWGLDPEEIEEAEAERQAIHDERDAVTEADPKSVRLRKPSRRRQGAGDNAGEQLDIEAALAEPPTPMRPPKPAAKPVEEKKPKKAEPPMAVTRTVEGDYKLPPPDLLKLGDAPKSRSKANDAMIEAITGVLDQFNVDAQVTGFTRGPTVTRYEVELGPGVKVEKITALTKNIAYAVATDNVRLLAPIPGKSAVGIEVPNSDREMVRLGDVLRAPSTVKDNHPMVIGLGKDIEGHFVTANLTKMPHLLVAGSTGSGKSSFVNSMLVSLLARATPDECRMILIDPKMVELTPYEGIPHLITPIITQPKKAAAALAWLVEEMEQRYQDMQVNKVRHIDDYNKKVRSGEITAPPGSERVYAPYPYIMAIVDELADLMMTAPRDVEDAIVRITQKARAAGIHLVLATQRPSVDVVTGLIKTNVPSRLAFATSSLTDSRVILDQPGAEKLIGMGDALYLPMGAGKPVRIQGAFVGDEEIASVVNFAKEQAQPDYQDGVTAAKAGEKKEIDSDIGDDLDVLLQAAELIVTSQFGSTSMLQRKLRVGFAKAGRLMDLLESRGVVGPSEGSKARDVLIKPEELESVLFMIRGGGDANGGDASDDD; encoded by the coding sequence ATGGCTAGCGGGTCGACGACCAGGAAGCGGAGTACGGCGCGAAGCGGCGGCAGCAAAGGGCCGGCGCGAAAGCCACGTACCCCGGCGAAGCCCAGGTCAACGGCGGCGAGGAAGCCCGCCCCACGGCGCCCGGCGGCCAGGAAGAAGTCTTCCGGCACCTTCGCCAAGGGGGTGCGCGGCACCTGGAATCTGCTCGCCAAGGGGCTGGGAACCCTCGCGAGGACGGTCGGCCGCAGCCGCGAACTCGAGCCCGAACACCGCCGGGACGGTCTCGCACTCGGCCTGATCGCGCTGGCGCTGGTGATCGCGTTCGGTGTCTGGTGGCGGGCCGCAGGCCCGATCGGTGGCTGGGTGGAGGTCGGCGCGCGGTCCCTGCTCGGGGCGGGGGCGGTGACGCTGCCGCTGGTGCTCACCGTGGTCGCCGTCGCGCTGATGCGGTCGGAACCGGTGCCGGAGGCCCGGCCGCGGATGGTCATCGGCACGCTGCTGGTCGTCCTGTCCGTACTCGGCCTGCTGCACATCTTCACCGCGCTGCCCGAGAGCAACGACGGCCGGATGTACGCCGGTGGGGTGATCGGCGCGTTCTCCGGCGGTCTGCTGACCATGGGCGTCACGACCTGGGTCGCGGTGCCGTTGCTGGTGCTGGTGCTGCTGTTCGGCACGCTCGTGTTCACCGGGACGCCGGTCCGGGAGATCCCGCACCGCCTGCGCAACTGGGGCCTCGACCCCGAAGAGATCGAAGAGGCCGAGGCCGAACGCCAGGCCATCCACGACGAACGCGACGCCGTCACCGAAGCCGACCCGAAGTCGGTCCGCCTGCGGAAGCCTTCGCGGCGCCGCCAGGGGGCAGGCGACAACGCGGGGGAGCAGCTGGACATCGAGGCCGCGCTGGCCGAACCGCCGACCCCGATGCGGCCGCCGAAACCCGCTGCCAAGCCGGTCGAGGAGAAGAAGCCGAAGAAGGCCGAGCCGCCGATGGCGGTCACCCGGACCGTCGAGGGCGACTACAAACTCCCGCCGCCGGACCTGCTGAAGCTCGGCGACGCGCCGAAGTCCCGCAGCAAGGCCAACGACGCCATGATCGAGGCGATCACCGGCGTACTGGACCAGTTCAACGTCGACGCGCAGGTCACCGGCTTCACGCGGGGCCCGACGGTCACCCGGTACGAAGTCGAACTCGGCCCCGGCGTGAAGGTCGAGAAGATCACCGCGCTGACCAAGAACATCGCCTACGCGGTGGCGACCGACAACGTCCGGCTGCTGGCGCCGATCCCCGGCAAATCCGCGGTCGGCATCGAGGTGCCGAACTCCGACCGCGAGATGGTGCGCCTCGGCGACGTGCTGCGCGCGCCGTCGACGGTCAAGGACAACCACCCGATGGTCATCGGGCTCGGCAAGGACATCGAAGGCCATTTCGTCACCGCGAACCTGACGAAGATGCCGCACCTGCTGGTGGCGGGGTCCACCGGTTCCGGTAAGTCGAGCTTCGTGAACTCGATGCTGGTTTCGCTGCTCGCGCGGGCGACGCCGGACGAGTGCCGGATGATCCTGATCGACCCGAAGATGGTCGAGCTGACCCCGTACGAGGGCATCCCGCACCTGATCACGCCCATCATCACCCAGCCGAAGAAGGCCGCCGCGGCGCTGGCCTGGCTGGTGGAGGAGATGGAGCAGCGGTATCAGGACATGCAGGTCAACAAGGTCCGGCACATCGACGACTACAACAAGAAGGTGCGCTCGGGCGAGATCACGGCGCCGCCGGGCAGCGAGCGCGTGTACGCGCCGTACCCGTACATCATGGCGATCGTCGACGAGCTCGCCGACCTGATGATGACCGCCCCGCGTGACGTCGAGGACGCGATCGTCCGGATCACCCAGAAGGCGCGTGCCGCCGGTATCCACCTGGTCCTGGCGACCCAGCGCCCGTCCGTTGACGTGGTGACCGGCCTGATCAAGACCAACGTGCCTTCGCGGCTGGCGTTCGCGACGTCGTCGCTCACCGACTCGCGAGTCATCCTCGACCAGCCGGGCGCGGAGAAGCTCATCGGTATGGGTGACGCCCTGTACCTGCCGATGGGCGCCGGGAAACCGGTCCGCATCCAGGGCGCGTTCGTCGGCGACGAGGAGATCGCGTCCGTCGTCAACTTCGCGAAGGAGCAGGCGCAGCCGGACTACCAGGACGGCGTCACCGCCGCGAAGGCCGGCGAGAAGAAGGAGATCGACTCCGACATCGGCGACGACCTCGACGTCCTGCTGCAGGCCGCCGAGCTGATCGTCACCTCGCAGTTCGGCTCGACGTCGATGCTGCAGCGGAAGCTGCGGGTCGGGTTCGCCAAGGCCGGGCGCCTGATGGACCTGCTGGAAAGCCGGGGTGTCGTCGGTCCCTCGGAGGGGTCGAAGGCGCGGGACGTGCTGATCAAGCCGGAGGAGCTGGAGTCGGTGCTGTTCATGATCCGCGGCGGCGGGGACGCGAACGGCGGAGACGCCTCGGACGACGACTGA
- a CDS encoding AAA family ATPase, which yields MPAMPGDDRSAVPVAAIYGANASGKSNLLDGLTYMAVGVLTSKVLGAWPRSIFRLDVQAPELPSTFVIEILAEGTRYTYGFRASDEAVVEEWLYAYPEKRRRVVFERTGDELRFGSTSAGLRSKFTALEELIRGDVLVLSSCSGLELGPLMPVYRWFERNLRITPVEGTWASDEVGSRVGNFLQRDARNSRRLLSLLTAADVGIADVIAEQVDEPLGYQETRLVTARSCLRATMEAEIPAQEGRRAVRIAR from the coding sequence ATGCCCGCCATGCCGGGGGACGATCGCTCGGCGGTCCCGGTGGCCGCGATCTACGGCGCGAACGCCTCCGGCAAGTCGAACCTGCTCGACGGGCTGACCTACATGGCAGTCGGAGTGCTGACGTCGAAAGTCCTCGGTGCCTGGCCACGCAGCATTTTCCGCCTCGACGTCCAAGCGCCGGAGCTCCCGTCGACATTCGTGATCGAGATCCTCGCCGAAGGAACTCGGTACACCTACGGCTTCCGCGCCAGTGACGAAGCGGTCGTCGAAGAATGGCTGTACGCCTACCCGGAGAAGCGTCGGCGAGTGGTGTTCGAGCGGACCGGTGACGAGCTCCGGTTCGGGTCCACTTCGGCGGGTTTGAGGAGCAAGTTCACTGCTCTCGAGGAATTGATCCGCGGAGACGTGCTGGTACTCAGCTCTTGCTCCGGGCTTGAACTCGGTCCCTTGATGCCGGTCTATCGCTGGTTCGAGCGAAATCTCCGGATCACCCCGGTCGAGGGAACGTGGGCTTCCGATGAGGTGGGGAGCCGAGTCGGGAATTTCCTGCAGCGCGATGCACGGAACAGTCGTCGCCTGTTGTCTCTGCTCACGGCTGCCGACGTGGGCATCGCGGATGTCATCGCGGAGCAGGTCGATGAGCCATTGGGCTACCAGGAGACGCGGCTTGTCACGGCCAGGTCCTGTCTCCGGGCCACGATGGAGGCTGAGATTCCTGCACAGGAAGGCCGACGCGCCGTTCGAATTGCACGATGA